The genome window TTTCACGACGGGCATGCCGATGGCGATGTCTTGAATGGCGAACTTATGGCCGGGATCGATCTTGTCGCGTGTCACAACCCCATTGGCGACCGTAGCACCAGCCGCAATCGCGGCCGTCGCCACCGCAACATTGTCGCCTTCCGACAGAAGGATCCAAGGTTGGCTGTTCAATGTCCTCTCCCTGAACAATCTTGTTTTTCGGCGTTGGCTTGGAGGCCATTGCCGATTGATTTTGTTTTTTATCTACAATAAACATTTTGGTGTCAACGAGGAAATCGCTCACCAACCTGGGAGGAGGTCGGGCGCGACAGGAGAGGACACGACCGCGGCGCATCCGGCGGGATTCCCGAATTTGACTGCCACTCGAGCATGGGTCAGACATCGCCGTCGACGTGGAGCCGCGGACTATAAAAGAGGGGGAAAATGGCGAGACAAAACACGCTCTTCAAGGATGCGTATAATCGCTATGTCGCCGGACTGAAGCTGGACGCCGCCTTGCCGACCGAGCCTGAAATCGCTGCCGAGCTTGGCATTAGCCGCAGCACGGCGCGCGCCATTCTGCTGCGTCTAAGTGACGCTGGCATCATCCGCTGGAACAAGCGGCAGAAGACCGTGCTGCGTCAGCCGACCGAAGCCGATTTCTTTCCGGAAGAAGAGACCAATTCGCTGCACGACATCATCGAGCGAAGCTTCATGCTGCGCATCCTCTCCGACGAAGCGCAGCCCGGAATGCAGATCAACGAATTGGAGCTGGCGCGCGAAATCGGCACGGGAACGTCTGTCGTGCGCGAATTCCTCATCCGCTTCAGCCGCTTCGGTCTGATCGAAAAGCGGCCGAACAGTCATTGGATCCTGAAGGGGTTTACCAGCGAATTCGCTCTGGAGCTTGCCGAGGTGCGCGAAATGTTCGAGCTGCATTCGGCTGCCGAGTTCGGGCGCCTGCCGGCAGGGCATCCGGCCTGGGCCGCTCTGGCGGCCATCAAGCAAGAGCACTATGACTTGCAAGAGGATTTCGACGCGCGTTATCGCGATTTCTCGCAGCTCGACGAGCGCTTTCACCTTCTCATCCATCGCGCCTCCAACAACCGCTTCATCGCCGATTTCTACGACGCGATCGCCATCGTTTTTCACTATCACTATCAGTGGAACAAGGCCTTCGCTCGAGAGCGCAATGCGCGCGCCATCACCGAACATCTCGATTATATCGAGGCGTTGCAATCCCGCGATCTGGAGCGGATCGACAGGGCTTGCCGCACCCATCTTGCCTCGGCGCGACAGACGCTGCTGCAATCCATTCCGCAGAATTCAAGCGAGGCTGTAGGTTCAAGCGTTCCGAATATTCGAGGTTAAAAAATATTTCGCCAGCGCCGCGTTTAAACGGCACCGGCGAAGCTTGTTGGCGCGAAGCTGATACTATCTCACGAATTCCCTGATCTTGTAGGCGACTTCCGTCCGGTTCGTCGCATTCAGTTTCTTCATGATATTGCGGATATGTACTTTGACCGTGCTTTCGCAAAGGTCCATTTCATAGGCGATGATCTTGTTGGCCTTGCCGCGCCGAAGAGCTTCGGCGACGACGACTTCACGCGGCGTAAACAGACTGTCGGCGCAGCGTGTTCCGCTGGTTACAGAGGCGATGACCTCCTTGGCAGCGAGAATGCTGCTGGCCGGCACGAACACGCCGCCTGCACGGGCGAGCGCTACGGCTTCGGCGGCGACATTGATTCCGACGCTGGTCGGGATGTAACCGCGAGCGCCGCATTCCAGCGCTTTGAGAAGTTGCGCAAGTTCGTCGCTCTCAGCCCCGACAATAACGGGGCTTGCCTTGAACCTCTCCGCAAGGGCGGAGATCTTATCGCAGACGTCTGCATCCGAAACCTTGCGTCCGCCGATCATGAAAAGAATTGCGGACGGTTCGCTCTGCATACGGCGCTTCTGCCATTCTTCGAATGATCCGACGGTGACGATATTCATGCTTTCGTCATATTCCGTCAGGCTCCGGGACAGGCATTCCCTGTCCAAAGCTCGGGCATCGATTAGGAGAAGATAGTCCTCGCATTCGTCGGTGCTTACCGCGCCTGCCGCGGTGAAAGCCCGCAATGAATCCGACGCGCGGACTGAAATAAGACGGGTTGCTGTTTCTGTCCCAAATTTCTCATTCGCTAAAGACTGCCTGTCCATGGCCGTTACTCCTTACTCCACACTTGGCCTCTATTCTTCAGAATCCATATGAGTAGGTATTATTTCAAAGTAACTGAATAGATATACCGAACCAAACCGATAAATTTCGTGTTGACTCATAGCATTCCTCCTGTCCTTGAAATGTAACTTACCTGATCACAAGAAGGATAATCGCTGATTCTATTTAGTCGGACATTAACATATGTTAATAAAGTCTAAAAATATTCGCCTCACGATTGTTATCGACTTGAAATAACGCGAGCGCGCTCGCGCCGGGCTTTAAATCATATGCGGCGTGAAATAGGTTTCGTCGAAATCGACGAGTTCCGCGAGCTTGTGGCGGTCGAGAAATTCGACGATGCCATTGCGGAACGACAAAAGTCCGCCCAACCTCATATCCCTGAGGACGCGGTTGATATGTACCGTCGACAGGCCGACGGCATCGCCGATATCGGCTTGCGTCAGCGGGCATTCGAAACCATCGAAGTTCGGCTTTAGCCGCAACGGACCAAGCCGGGTCGCCAGCTCGAGCAGCAGGTGGCCAGTGCGCTCCAGAGCGTCACGGCGGCCGATATTAGCGAGCCGCTCGGACATGCGCGCCTGCCGCCGCATCATCTCGGTGAGTACGATGCGATAGAGTCGCGAAGAAACGTCCAGGGTTGTATGGGAGGTGAAATCCGGGAATTCCATGACGGTGACTTTGGAGAGAGCCTGTACCGTCTCGCGCGCCAGTTCTACCGAAGGAGTGGAGATCATGTCACCACGGAGCGCAAACTCGATGACGATGCGCGTGCCGTTTGGCAGCATCTTGCTGGAAACCGCCCATCCGCTGACGAGAAAAAGAAGACGCGGCGTATCGTCGTCATAATCGTAGATGGTTTCACCGGGGGCATATGTGCGCGGAATGCCGCCCGTCAGTTCTGATTTCTGACGATATAGATCAGGACTCACGGCCTGTTGTAGACGCCCTATGGAAACCTGCGTTGTCATACGTGCCCCCGAACCAAATACCATATCGGGAAGGTTCTCAATAACCTGTCCCTTGAAGGTATATCACGTTACGTATGGCAAGTATATAGCACGCAACTTTCGGCGTGGCTCGTAGTCTATATTGCTTATGTGAATTCTCTTCGAAATCACGCGGCGGTTAATTTGCCTGTCATATGATTAAAGCATCTAACATCGCTCATTATACATGGTAATTACCCCGGAATTTCTTAGTATTAATTCGACGCCGTTGCGCGATGATCATTTCGTATTACGGATGACATCTCGGCGGCGATATTCTGATCCCTCCGGGTGAGATTCCGACGCATATCGGCAATTCCAGCTTCTGCCTCGGCCATAATCACCCGATGGTAGTGCGATTCGATTCCTTCCGAATCAGCCGCCCTTAACAATCGGGCAATATCGGATACCGACGTCCCACTGCCGTTGAGGAAGTAGGACTGCCGGCCAACCGATCGGAAGAAGCCCTCGACCTTCTTGTCCCAGCCCAGCCCGACATGAGGAATCCCCAGGGAATAGGCGGCGATACAGGCATGCAGCCGATGGGCAAGGATGACATTGGCCGACCGAAGGATCCGAATCAGCTCTTCCGGCGCGCGTGGACGCGGGGCGAGCTGCAGCGCGCCGGATAGGGCGAGACGGTGCATCAGGACCTCGTCCATTATTCGTTGGGCGAAGATCTGGTCCTCGCTGGCGCCGTTGCAGAACAAGCACACGCGATATCCATCCTGCACCAACAGTCGAATGAGATCCCGATATTCGGCGATGTCCTGCAGCGGAATGGCAGAGGCCTTCTGGCTGGCATGCCGTTGCAGAATGACCGGCTCCGTCACGCACAGGCCGATGATTGGCCGGCGCTTCGGCGACGCTGGACTGTAATCATCACTGACGAGCGTCCGAGCGAGCAATCCTGGATCGTGAACGACCGTCGCTTCCGGCCCATTAGGAAAGTGCCGGCGCCAACTGTCTTGGGCGAAGCTGTCGCGCACCGAGAGGTGGACGAGATTGGTCTGCTTCAGCCGGCCAAAGAGGCGCGCCGCCGGTGCGGACCAATGGCCGCTGACACCGACTGCATAGATCGCCAATGGCCGATT of Rhizobium sp. NXC24 contains these proteins:
- a CDS encoding GntR family transcriptional regulator — protein: MARQNTLFKDAYNRYVAGLKLDAALPTEPEIAAELGISRSTARAILLRLSDAGIIRWNKRQKTVLRQPTEADFFPEEETNSLHDIIERSFMLRILSDEAQPGMQINELELAREIGTGTSVVREFLIRFSRFGLIEKRPNSHWILKGFTSEFALELAEVREMFELHSAAEFGRLPAGHPAWAALAAIKQEHYDLQEDFDARYRDFSQLDERFHLLIHRASNNRFIADFYDAIAIVFHYHYQWNKAFARERNARAITEHLDYIEALQSRDLERIDRACRTHLASARQTLLQSIPQNSSEAVGSSVPNIRG
- a CDS encoding response regulator transcription factor — protein: MNIVTVGSFEEWQKRRMQSEPSAILFMIGGRKVSDADVCDKISALAERFKASPVIVGAESDELAQLLKALECGARGYIPTSVGINVAAEAVALARAGGVFVPASSILAAKEVIASVTSGTRCADSLFTPREVVVAEALRRGKANKIIAYEMDLCESTVKVHIRNIMKKLNATNRTEVAYKIREFVR
- a CDS encoding Crp/Fnr family transcriptional regulator, with the protein product MSPDLYRQKSELTGGIPRTYAPGETIYDYDDDTPRLLFLVSGWAVSSKMLPNGTRIVIEFALRGDMISTPSVELARETVQALSKVTVMEFPDFTSHTTLDVSSRLYRIVLTEMMRRQARMSERLANIGRRDALERTGHLLLELATRLGPLRLKPNFDGFECPLTQADIGDAVGLSTVHINRVLRDMRLGGLLSFRNGIVEFLDRHKLAELVDFDETYFTPHMI
- a CDS encoding polysaccharide pyruvyl transferase family protein — its product is MKIVVFNVKYSENLGDGLLAQCVEAGLTKEGGHIEVETIDLAGREGFGTSGGSGRRQQALKVLHRLPAFARRWAVGYVLGRSLRKLRGRWDAKIAAADAVVIGGGNLFQDDDLNFPLKVGTVLDSVRRHNRPLAIYAVGVSGHWSAPAARLFGRLKQTNLVHLSVRDSFAQDSWRRHFPNGPEATVVHDPGLLARTLVSDDYSPASPKRRPIIGLCVTEPVILQRHASQKASAIPLQDIAEYRDLIRLLVQDGYRVCLFCNGASEDQIFAQRIMDEVLMHRLALSGALQLAPRPRAPEELIRILRSANVILAHRLHACIAAYSLGIPHVGLGWDKKVEGFFRSVGRQSYFLNGSGTSVSDIARLLRAADSEGIESHYHRVIMAEAEAGIADMRRNLTRRDQNIAAEMSSVIRNDHRATASN